In the genome of Lactuca sativa cultivar Salinas chromosome 3, Lsat_Salinas_v11, whole genome shotgun sequence, the window ttcctcctatcaACAGAATCATGACTTTTCCAATCAACCTGTCGAgtccatccttgaactcgtcgagttcttccttttaCAGAATCGAGACATTtcgacccaacttgtcgagttcctctatgaactcaTCCAGTTCTTCAGTCTGATAAGctttcttaatgtattaagccaTTATTCTTCGAGTCTAAGTCCCATACTCCAGATCTGAGTCGAATACACCTCTAGGAGGGTAAAGTTTTTGACTTTACCCATTGAGACTCATCCTAGTAGAAATGAGCCCTAACCCTAGCTCAAAATGGCTTAGTTCTAACTTCAAAAaccatcaaaacttcaagataagCCATAGGATCATAGATCTGGACACTAGGGACAGTTTGGTCACGTAAAGTTCCTAACTTTACTTGCATGCATAAACTACTTGGCTCAAAAGGCCAAAAAGATGGTCCACAAGTTGCATGGGACtttcatggccataaagttggcaccttcaTGCCATGAAGTCTCCTATAGACCCTAGATCTGAAAGGTTTGCCCCCATGGGACGTCCAAGTCCTAAAGACCAACATTCTTTGACCAAAATATGGAGAAAACCTCCTAAAACTAGATCTAGACATACTATAAGCAAGGTAGGAGCGTTATACCTCAGTTGAACCAGAAATGAAGctcaacttctggatctactcctatcttatgatgggttttatgtactctaacattcctatggtgcacatacgaccctaaagctttggatctaggttttctctaattgtacatacAATATTGTtttccaaagcataaagcctaaactagcatgcaaggtaacatttaaaaacataaaatcagttagaacaataccttgtgTAGTAGCTTGCTTGTGAATGACCTTtaggagcctagcacctcaagtgtgatgcctcaaatgtcttataacAAACCAAGTACAAGAGGATggactagagagagagagagagagagatttgggagctCAAAATTGGCTAACAACTCTTAGTGTGCATGGGTCACAAATTTTGGGTGttaggggcttcttatatagtctAGGTGTACATCCATGCAAAACCTAACccaccatgacccttcatatttctCAAATTTTTAATTCATTATATTTTGATTTGTATCTTATGGAGTGAAAGAGgtattttatgtgttatgtgtagacTTTTTTTATATACCTTTTTTATTTGTAATTTACTAACATTCCGGTTACTTAACTGAAATATATTAGCTTTTTTATATACCTTTTTCAGTTAACGAACTGTAATAAGGTAATTATATACCTTATGAAGGAAAAGAAAACAAGTAGATTCAAAGACATCAGTGGAGAAACTTTATACCATTTCTTAAATGTGTCAAGTTTTATTGAGTACATATATTATATTCTTTTTATAGTCGTTTACTAATTATATGTTGGTGATAATTGgtgataaatatataaaaattttgTACTTTTTTTTTGTTCAGGGGTAGGTGTTGCATGGAAGACAACAAAAGTGGAAGCTGGAACAACAGTTACTATATTTGGACTTGGTGCAATTGGCTAGCAGTAAGATTCTAGGattattttctatttatttgtaattttgattGCTTTTATTTTGTTTTCCAGTTTTCAAgtttttcttatgtctaatgtcTAACGATATGCAGGGAATATTTCATTTATGAATTCAGGTTTGAAATGAATTTTTGTATTAGATTATTTCTAATGTATCATGGTTGCTTTTTTTTCTTTCCAATAAGATTTTATAAGCTGTCCAATTCCCATGCTTTAGAAAAAgaataattgataaaaaaaattaaaaacttggTTTGTGCGTTTTCATTTTCCTCAACAGGATGTAGTTACTGTTGTAGGATATCCGCTTGGAGGTTTGTCCACTTCATGCATACTTGAGTTTCTTAAATTATGGTCTGCTTTCTAATCGTGTATAAAAGTAAAGTAATAGTGTTGGTTTGTGGCTGACATGTTACATCCTATTCTTATGGATAAGTTGAACTGTTGGGCATTCAATTTGATGTAGCAATTAACCTGGGTAAGCACATCATGTGTCAACTCATATTTTACTAATGTCATGCATGTATCTTCCTGCTATAACTATTGTGCTTATACTTGCCATTTTGTAGGTAATAGTGGTGATCCTGCTTTTAATGATCAAGGAGAATGCATCTCATGTAACTAACTAACAATgtaataatatttataattttcttCTGAAAGGAATGGAAATATGGAATTATATATTTGTATTATTAGGTGTATAGGTCTGATGATGTTGAGAACATTGAGTGTGTGAATCAAACAAATTCATATGTTGTTGTTAGTTAACTACATTTACTATTCGTAGAGGGAAAGATCTCATTTGATGAAAGAAATATACATTGTTTCAGGTTTCCCTTGCCTTGGAATATTATTGCAAAAATTAGAGAATCCAGCTTTATGTGCCTGCTTGAAAGTGCCATCTAATGAGGGGGTTCTTGTCCGCCATAGTTAGAGTAATAACATCCCATTGTGCTACTAATAATGGTTAAGGGTTGATGCTAATTTGTATTATAACCTATTTGATTTTTATGTTTTAGAACAAGAAGTATCTGATTAATTATATTGTTTATACAACTCATGGAGAGACATAAGGTACATCTGTATATGGTGTCCATAGTCTATTCTAGATAACACATATGAGGGTGAGGGTGCGTCCTCCTTgctcattcttatttattatttGAAACATACAAACTAAAGTTGTAATAGTGAATTATAAACTCTATATACATTTCTGCTTTGTTGAGGTTTAATCCAAACTTTATgctattattttttgttttaccGAAGAAGTCATATTTTCATACGCTGGTCTCTTATTAATCACCTTATTCTACGCTTAATTACTTATATAGGTCTCAAAGCACCGAACAAAGCTAGGGCTTACACAAAGTTTCTATATTAGATCCTACATCACTTCACAGAAGACCATGTTTGATGCAGGTAATATAAAACTTGAGTGCATGATTATGCCTAATGTTAGTTTTATATTTCTGTTTTGTCTAGAAGTCAATGAAGCTTCCTCAACTTGATGTTACAAATTCTTTTAGGGCTAAATACAAGAAGTAGCGTCCTACTATCACTCtttttattacaacattgtacttccaatatttttcttattaagacacTGTACGTTGAAAAGCCTATGAGTATGTGTAAAACATTGtaaagtttgttgctatttcCCATTTTTTAATAAGACTATGAAATACCCTCCAACCCCACAACTCCAACACCCGCAACACATGATTCTTCCATAGTTTATTTGTATTTGTAAATTGAGATTATATTTTTGACAtactttgaaattttatttaagtttagagctaatttaaatgctataaattttagttaattaattaatttattttttaattttaaataggTTAACCCATGTTAAACCCATTTATTTAACAGGTTGggttgaaaaataaataaacatgtcAACTCAATGACAACTCATTTAACAAAAAAATTGGGTTGGATTGAAAATATCAACCCATTTAAATAAACAAGTTGAATTGGATTGAAATCTTCAACCCAATTAATAAATAGATTGAACCTAAATCAAATCCAAATCAACCCATTGTTAGCTAGTTTTCTTTACCAATAAATCATCCTCTAATTTGAATTTCTTTTTCTCAAGATGATGGAATTATTGGAAGAGTAGAAAATAAGTCCAAATTTGCATACGATATCTATTTTTGCGtaaattttattcttttttattcTATTTCGGTActtcattttattttttcttttagatTTTTCAGTGTGAATATCATTGGTGGAAATTctttacaattaaaaaaaaaaaaaaatccgtaTGACCTTGGTTAGGATTCTCTCACAATGCACAATGCAGAGAAATCGCAATACACTCATTACGACCGTTTatgaatatttaaaaaaaaaaaatggtccGTATGTTATATTATATCTCTCAATCTATACctgttatttttataatttttctttttatttttatttgataaATTGATGAAAGAAGATAAAGATAAAGTTAcactaaaaaaaacaaatatatctTTTTagtggaccatttgtgtaatagAAGTTTGTTGATTATAAATGTTGTTGGTGGGACTATTGTGAAATAAAAGTTTGTTGCATtgtgttttttattaatttatcggTTCGGATATATCCTTGATGTGACCATTCGTCAAAGCAGCGgcatctttttcttttttctttctttcttttaccCACAAAACCAGTGTCCTCCTTCTCTGTTTCTCTCTTTCTCCTGATCAGTCACAGTCGACAACACCATTGAAGCCATTGCGACACCTTCAAAAGGTATTATTGTTTCTACTTGAATCAAATCTTACTTATCAATTCTAATGATTACTACATagattcagtttttttttttttgttaatgcaTCTTCTGCTTTTTCTTCCGTACTTCTGTCCGATTCATCTTCTTTTTACATGTTTTGTTCTACTTCAGTACTTCACACTACAGTTTCTATTAAAGAATCAGCAGAGTTAAACGTTCTTTGGAAATTATTACATGCATTTCCGAAATCACACCTGATTTGATCTTACTTCAAGCCAATTTAGACCCTTTTTGTAATTTGGAGCAGCGATCTCGTTTGAACTTCGAAACGAAGGCAATTTAGGGTTTTTTATTTATCAATTAAGCCAAATCGTTGCTGTTAACATGTTTATTAAGCTCATATTTAATCATCTGCTTTGAAATTTGAATGATTCTTAACAATGCAGATCACTGTTTTTGGTAGAAAGAAACAATGGATTCTGTCCTCGATGAACCTGTGGTTGATACAGAAACCGATAGATTAAGCAGCTTACCTCACGATCTTATTCATCATATTCTCTCTTTCATGGACATGAAATACGCTGTTCAAACATGCGTCTTATCTTCAAAATGGAAGTTCATCTGGACTACCCTTACTCATATCAAATTCTCAACTTCCGAATTCCAACAATTAGGTCAATTTATAAGATTCGCAAGACACGTTATAGCTAATCGCAATGATCAAACCGATGTTTCCTCACTTGAGTTCAATTTCGATGGAACACTCAGCCAGATTCTCGTCAAAGTTCTTCTAAATTACGTGGTATCTCACAACATTCGCAACCTAAACATCTCCACTTTCGAAAGAGACAGAAAACTCCCAAATTGTATCTTCGAATCCCAATCCCTCAAACACTTCACCCTAAAAAACATCCATGAAGATTACTGCATCGCACCTCAGTATCCTTGGGATCTTCCAAATCTAACCACTTTACATCTCAACGACTTCGTAATTTCTGATGGAAGAAATGAAAACCATGAGTATCTTGATCTGTTCTCCAAATGTGTAAATTTGAAGAAACTGAGTATCACCGAGTGTTACATGTCGGAAGTGAAGGTTTTTAAGGTTTCAGCTCCAAGACTTGAGGATCTGACTATAACGGATTGTTTCCTTAACAAGCTTTTCATCTCAGCACCTAATCTCTCATCTTTTGTCTATGGTGGTGAGTGCCCTTTGTGTCTTTTAACAAATGGTTTCCAGAATCTAGAGAAAGTGGATCTTCATCTCCCTATGCCAAATCCACTTTCTGATTTTAAAAAGGAAGATGCTTTCCAGCTTTTAAAGGTGCTCAAGGAGTTCCATAGTACCAAATTTATTAATCTTTACTCAGATGTCATTCAGGTAATGATATAATAGAttgtactgtgtttgacatgaatgtgtttgacatgaattagacTGATTTCGAACTTTTTTGGATTTAGTTTTAAATGCAAATTTTTTATTTGTGTGTTGTTAATTTTTGTGTGAAGGGGTTATCCATGAATCCGGATGTACTATTATATCAACCTTCACCATTCAACAACTTGAAGCATTTAAATATACGCCAAGTGTCTCACAAAGGGAAATATTCCATGTTAATGGTTCCTAATCATGTCAAAAACTACTTCCTTTATAGCTCTCCAAATGCCACTATTACAACCGAAGTGCCTAAGGTATTTAACCTAAGATACTATATTATATTGTTTTCCGTTTTTCTCTGATAGCTGACAAAGTAATAGTGTTTGGTAAAAAGTAACTGAAAAACTAGATGACgaatataaaatgacatttagaTATATAATTTAAATGGCATGAATTGGTATATTTGAAAAACTTGTGGAAAAAGTCGTGTAAGCATATCAATAAGATATCTCAGATAGTTTTTTAAAAAGCTAGCTTGTGAATTACTTTACTAGTCTCACCAAACATTGTATTTCAGTAAGTTCAAAAAATAAGTTAGCTTATCCATTCCAGACACAACGTAAATAGTATTGTTACACTAAATCTTTGGTCTATGCAAAAGAAATGAATGTCATTGTTCGCATTATCAAAAATAGCCCTAAAAAACTTAGTTTATTGCAGATCAAAGAACTAGGTATTGGATCTTATTATGAGGCAGATCAAATAATCAATTTCGATATTTGACAATCGTGCTTGGTATTTGGTAAGATCGATCTATTCTATTCtcaaattttgaagttttatttatTGTTTGACTAATTTGCCCCTGCGGTAATAAACTTAGTTGTATGGTTTTTGacaatttttgttttctttgacaGTGTCACATTGAAGCTTTATGGTTATTTGTTTGATTTGAAGTGCTTGTCTAAAAGTCTTGTGATTGTGAGTATCTATGAATAaaaatgtaaatatttatgatgttttttgcaACACATGCAAGTAATGCCAATAAAAAAGTGGTTCATGGGTATCCTTTTTATGGAAGGGTATTTCTATCAAATAACGTATAGCCCTCAATTAAGATCAAAGTAGTTCATGGTTAATATTTCTCCCAACTCTCTTCTCCTCTTATTTAGGTGCTCTTTGTTTTTTGTAAAAAACTTCTTCAGACCTCTTATTATTGCGCAGCGCAGCACACGCACAACACTTTTAATCTCGcaattgtttgttttttagaagtctttAGAGTAAAAAACCTCTGCGTGTGTTTTGTTTGATGCAACACTTGTATTGTCTCTTTcaaccttttctttttctttttttttgctgaaatcttgattatatgttgttgaaatcttattttacctttttttttaaaaaaaaattgtttcttgttgaatttttttcgttttttatattaaataataataatttcttgatgaaatatcattatttttgttaaaatatctttatttttttgttgaaatatcattattttttgttgaaatattaTGAATTATTGTTAAAATGACATACATTATcaaattttcgatattaaaaaaactattttcggtttataaaattagtttattttaaatttttaatatctgcaaatgttaaaaaaaacaaatatgttttttattacagtttgcagccgtttggtccacctATTCAATCGCAAAgtattgcagaggtggtccgcagattttatgaatttttacttcaaaaatacaaacaaacaacaccttagttaTTTGTGTCCGTTAAGGTATTTGAGAAGATTGACCAGAGATCTATAAAGTTATACAAGCCTTTACCTTTCAATTATTTAGTTTTCATGTCTTTCTTGATCTTTATGTTTGgtgttgtttgtttgttattatttttctattaattaattataacctgtcatatatatatatatatatatatatatatatatatatatatatatatatatatatatatatatatatatatatatatatatatatatatataccattaaTTTGCTTATGATCTCTACAAAAAAACTAAGGAAAATTTTATCTATATCCCATTAAACTTTCATAATTACATATATATCCTTGTAAaatttataaattacatatatatccttataaaatatataaactcatatatatatatatatatatatatatatatatatatatatatatatatatatatatatatatatatatatataatttaatcatatttaatatattaaaaaagtaaaaacaccgtctttatgttgattttttgttattaagaaaataattaacttATAACATCACAATATTAAAACAAATTTCTCGACCTATTTACTTTATGAATCTTTACAAATATTCTCACCCATATTGGAATTAGTTTTTCCATGATTTTACTTGTGTAACGTAAATGAAGAACTAGAAAAAGAACAAAATTATTTAGAAGATAACAATCGCAGATCTTCTAAATCAATTATAAGATATTAAATATATTGTTTAGCAAATGATTAGTAATATGCAGTCAACAAGTTTTGCTAATCGATTAAGCATAATATAAAGTAACAAATAATCCTGTGATGAATAGGGAAATAATCATGTCCTCGATAAAGAGATCAATTATGAGAGGGATTTCAAATAGATATTTGAGTAATTTAGTTATAATCTAATTTAAAAATAATGTtttcatttataaatatattaaatatgattaaattaagtATTTGGGTATATATGGcagtttatatgttttataaggatatacatataatttgaaattttacAACGATATAAACGTAATTAGAAAAGTTTATAAGGATATAGACAATTTCTccctaaaaaatattaaaaaaactaaagatGTGTATACTCTCATAAATTGTGAAGTGTTCGTTTCATCATcaaaaaaaattttgaattttttgttgaatatttaaaaatcattttcataaataaaaataaagtgtTATGTTAGAAAGATTTACAAAAAAGGATTCGgagaaaaaaataaagaaatgttTAAATGAGTTTTTAAATATGATGAAGTGATTTCACTATTTTAAGAAAGTTATTATTGTGTGGCtattataaatatgatttatttatatgtCGTTTTTCTTCTTATAATATTGCAATTTTTGGATGAGACATTTGATTAGTACACAACAAATTTTTCTGTgcataacattttgttttaaaatgttgtattataTAACTCTGTAAAATATTTTAAGCATTCggaagaaaagaaaaagagaaaaagtcAAATAtagtccaattttttttttcaaaaaaaaaaaaacaaaacaaaacaaaaaaacaaaaaacaaaaaatagtttATCATTATAGTCATCAAAACAGTAATTTTTGATTTTGTCATTTGGACAGTGATTTTGGGGTTGGATCTATCTTCAAAAGTATattaaaaaatcgaattttatcatTTTGACATGATGAAATCACAAATACtc includes:
- the LOC111884040 gene encoding F-box/LRR-repeat protein At3g59200, with protein sequence MDSVLDEPVVDTETDRLSSLPHDLIHHILSFMDMKYAVQTCVLSSKWKFIWTTLTHIKFSTSEFQQLGQFIRFARHVIANRNDQTDVSSLEFNFDGTLSQILVKVLLNYVVSHNIRNLNISTFERDRKLPNCIFESQSLKHFTLKNIHEDYCIAPQYPWDLPNLTTLHLNDFVISDGRNENHEYLDLFSKCVNLKKLSITECYMSEVKVFKVSAPRLEDLTITDCFLNKLFISAPNLSSFVYGGECPLCLLTNGFQNLEKVDLHLPMPNPLSDFKKEDAFQLLKVLKEFHSTKFINLYSDVIQGLSMNPDVLLYQPSPFNNLKHLNIRQVSHKGKYSMLMVPNHVKNYFLYSSPNATITTEVPKIKELGIGSYYEADQIINFDI